TTGGAGGAAACAGGTTTCAACATCTCGAAACTTTTGAAAGTGGATGATTTTATTGAAGTGACAGTTGGGGAACAAAGGGTGCGCCTCTTCATAGTCGTTGGCGCTAAGGATGATAGTGTTTTCGCACCACAGACCAAGAAAGAGATCAGTGTATGTATCCATTTTCatgttaaattttatttaatcagAAATTCTTTGTTTCGAAAATGTGATTCTTCTAGAGACAAATATCACACAAGACGAAAGTATGTGTGAAATGAAAATAGATGCACTATTTTCCCAATCCTATTTATGACTAAGAAAACTTGACACACTTTGAAAGCCCTTGTTGTCCTTATTTTTGATATGCAGGAAATTTCGTGGCACCGAATTGATGACCTTCAGCCAACATATAATGATGTAGTATCTCGTGGGGCCAATGGCATGAAGTTGTACATGGTTGGACCATTCTTAGGGTGAGTATGCAGCCTTTTTAAGTTAGATGGACATCTTTCTTTAAGCCTTTTTTATTAGCTGATCCTCATCATTTATTTGTCTCCAAGCAGGCCTCTGAAATCGTGGATATCCAAGCATCGACCTCATAAAACCAAAAAATCGGATTCATCCCCTAAAGGTTTATCTTTACCCCTTTTCCCTTATGTGTTTCTTATTATTGTGGACTCGAAACTTGTGGGTTTACAAGATTTACCCAAAAATTGGGAGCTAGTAGCTATATATAAACGGGATAATAAAagctttttttgataaaatttcgGTTAAATTTTGCAGGAACAACCTCTGTTTGGAAGGCAAAGAACCCTACAGTTAGTCCTCCAACAGCAATACCCGAGATGACACTGACTGCTAAACCACCTGTATTACCTGAAACTCAAACAAGTGAACTTGAATCTCGCCCTGGGAGAAGCTTCAGAAGTTTCAGGATGGACACTGCTTCAGTTTTACGTGCTATGGAAGCTGGTTGGGTGATTTGACCAACCACAACAAGGATCTGTGATTAGTCTTCATTGTGAATCCTATCAACCCAAATAGTTTCTCTTACTTATATTAGTTTCTGGTGAGCCCCTTCTATACTTTTAGCAATGCAGCGGGTCTTCATCAGCAAGCAAATTGAGTCCTAGGAGCGTTTCagtgtagattttgtataaaaTCTTGTAGAGCAAAATCTAGGTGTTTCTGCATGGTGGATGTACTTTATGGTACCACATTGCTTATAGTGTAACTAGTTTGACTAATTAGGATTATCTTTAACCTCCAGTTGAATGTATTTTGCTTAAGACTTTCTTCTGGTTAAACTATGCCAGCAGTGGAATTGTATCACCTTCATTGTTTCTTCAAACAAAAACAGGCCTTGCTAGATTGGTTTGTAGTTTGTGCAAGTATTGGTGGCTGTGAACCGTTTCAAGCTTCAAAATAAAAGGTGCTTTCAGATTTTCCAAGGCGAGCACGTAGGGTAAGAAGGTGCTtctgggtggtggtggtggatgtaCTGTATCCGTATTGCATTGTTTCTGGATGGTGGATGTCTAGTTTTGATTCATCAGAATTCTCTCCGATCTCCAGACTCCAGTTGAATGTATTTTGCTTATGAATTTTTTCAACATTTTCTATCTATTCGAATGAAAAACAAGCCTTCCTAGATGATTGTATAACGACAAGCTAGATGATTGTACAACGACAAGTATCGATGGCTGTGAATTGTTTCCCAAGCTCGTAAATAAAAGGTGTTTTGTTCTTTAAACGAACTTCAGTTTTTACTACCACCGAGTGTGAATTTCTGTTGGGGGAGGGTTAAAGAACCTTAAAGGACTGTGTTCCAAGAAAACAGACAAACAAAAGGACCCTCAAGGAGTGCATCAGCCATGAAAGCTCACAGCTCAACCACAGAAATGGATTCCGAGAATAATACTTATAATACTTTACTGATGACATACAATCTAAGAGTTCAGTAGAGCAGTTGCAGCTAAACCTGCTATTGCTTAGTATCCGAAATATCTGCCAAATGTAACCTAAACAAAAAGTTCATGACAGGACCAAAAAGGGCGCTTCCACAATGAAATCAGATTTTAAGGTGTTTCAAGTCCTGTACTGTTGCAGATTCTTGCAGGTCATCCGTTCTACTCTTTGCACTCTCTTCTACATTAACCGCTGAGTTTGATGGCAGTGGCTTAGGAACTAAAGACGTTGGGACCTCAAGCTGTGGTTGTGTACTGGATGGTTTTTCCTGGACTGGGGCTTGAGACTTCGCTGGTGGCGTAGGAACTAAAGACGTTGGAACCTCAACCTGTGCTTGTGTACTGGATGGTTTTTCCTGGACCGGGGCTTGAGACTTCGCTGGTGGGTCTTCAACCTGGTCTTGTAACTTCGCTGGTTGGGTCGGAAGTGGTGAAACTGTTGATTCCTCTATTGAAACAATTGGTCTTGGCTTGTGGTGAACAACTGCAAAAATTGATGGTTCCTCTATTTGAGCAGGCAGCGTTTTCAATTGTGGGGGAGGGACCGTGAAAATTGGTGGTTCCTCTCTCCGAACAGGTGGAGCAGCAAATACAGGCACGGTCTGTCTGACAAACAGGTGGCGGTCCCATCAGTGGAGGATGGCGGTGAGCTTGAGGAATTGGAGGAGCAGAGAAACATGGAATTGATGTCCTCATTGTCACTGGTGGAGCCATTCCATGATATGATGGCCTGAAATGGCGCATAGGAATATAAGGTGCAGCGCCTGCTGCAGGAAACATTTGTGGCCGGACCCCACGACTTTCAGTTGGTTGGCACCTTGCTGTTTGGGGATCAGTAGGCACAGTGTGCACTGGTCTATTTCGTGGAGCTGATTTGGGACGGATCAAGGGTAGTATTCTTGAGGTGGTGAGAGGAGGCTGTGCAGTAGAAGGTCTCAAATTTTGCATCGGAAATTTTCTAGGGAAGGGTGACTGACCATTAGGAGAGTCTGCCATTGCTAGTTTTTCTTTCAAGCGGTAATTCAGTAATGCTCGAGCTATGGTGATCTGTTCTTGCTCATCGTTGGTCTCTGATTCTGATGATGAGCTTGCGGCTTGTTGTGCCACTGTCCAGGATACATAAGTTTCATATCAGTAAATTGGAACTTTCATAAAGAGGACTAAAATGAGAAAACGACTAACCCATCAAGAACCTTCAAAAAATTTCAGTAAATCCTAACAGCATAGCAATGTCACATTAAAAATTAGCCAATAGAAGAACAAGGTCCTGGGGACAACTGCGTATGCAGGACGAGTGGACAACAATGCAATATAAGAGTCCACACGGTAAAATTCAGACATGGCAGAAGCTTTTGAAGGTGAAAACCACACATATATGACGACGAGGCAAAGAAGCAAAGTCTAATTCAACAAAATTACCCCCAAGGATGGTGCATCAATGTCTGCCAATGACTACTGATAGTTTATATGCATGGTAAATCTAATACTACACGGGACATGGAATTGATATTAGTTTAAGAATCACCTCCTGGATTAAGTAAATACGCATTAAAATCCTATCAGCTATAGTGCAATCTATTGGTATTTGTAAGAACTTACATTGTTTTAAAGCCGACCACGCTGCCATGGCGGCATTCTTCTCCGCTTGCTTCTTGTTTTTCGCTGGTTCACCTGTAAATATAATTCCAGCAAGCTCCACATTGCACGTAAATACAGGTAAGTGTCCAAGCCCAGACCTGAAGGGTGTATACGTTGGTAGCGGAGCACCAACTCTTTGTGCTATTTCTTGTAATAAGTTTTTGTAAACACCTGTCTCATCCTGCAcagttaacaacaacaacaacaagattaTTAGCCTCAAAGATATGAACTTGTCACAAAACTCAATCCTAAAATAACAtgactctcaattgagtaatctGCCAATATGGCATTGTTCATTAAGCCAGCGACAGAAGAATAAGCACAGATAGAATCATTATATGGGGTGTGCCTCTAACTTCATCCCTCCATTATTCACAAAATGCACTAGATTGATCAACATAAATAGATAGTGCAGTAACAAGGGTAGTACTAAAAACCCTCATGTAAATTTTCATATTTATTTCCAAATATAAACCCATTTGAAGGGGGGAAATCACAATTCTACCTGAACCAAACTGATTACTCAAACAACAAACAATCATCCATTCCCGGATACTACCACCGCAACACTGAGAGCATTCATATATGATACTCACtcaaaaaagggttttcaaaaaaaaaattagaaaaaattagttgtttccATAAATGTCAACAATACCCAAGTATGAAAGCTAAAAAGGAAAGTAATAACTCAATCATTTGAACTTAGTAGAACTGaaaaacgaaaccctaattaagaaaagaaaagcagGAACTCACCAAGATCCTTGCAGCCAAAGAATGAGAAGGACCTCTATGAGAAAGAGAATTAAGTGCAACTTCAGCAGCAGAATGTTCAGCTTGTCTAAGGGTAGTACAAAAATTAGGGCTTTCAAAGATCTCATTATTAAAGTTAACAGTAGCTTTAAATCTAGGTGCGTGATCAGGACCTTCTCTTATACATGAATATGATGGTAGATTAAAACAACTTCTTTGTGCCAGCTCTTGCAGCTGGTTCTTATAcatctcttcctcctcttctcaaAACCAAACCCACATTCAATTTTGAAACCAAACTGAcctaaactaaactaaactaaactaaatcTAATCCCGGGGTTTGAAGACCCCTCCCAAGGATCTCAAATGCAGGAATGATTGAAGGGTTTTGAAAGAtcaaaagggttttttttttgttagggttTTTGGTCAGAAGAGAAAAAGAGAGGTTGGGGAAAGATCTTAGGAGGAGGAGAGGAGGGAGGAAGGAGAAAAGAGGAGTagaaaaagtgaaaacaaaagggttgtttttgttttcaatttattttttttagtgggGGTTAGTGGTGTGTGTTGGACTCTGAGAGTGAGTGAGTGTGTGCGAGTGAGCGAGCGTAAGTATtttccaatttattttaattttttttttttctcttttatataTTGATGATATCCACAGCATACATATTCCCATAAGGGCAACTCCAATGGCATCATCAAGTTTGTTGGTTTGTTTGTCGAGGTGGATAGACAAATTGACTGTTGTGCAATGGGAAAAATGTTTCCCGAAATAGGTTAATCTGCACGGGTAAATATGGGACAACCGTCCCATAttcatcttttgaattttttCCATTATAAATCTTCCTCTTGAAATATCTCATAAGgatattttcttttatgattgtCAATAACATATCTTTTTAGAAAATGGAGAGAGAAGGAGCAGCAAAATACGCTCTATCTCGACAGAAATTTTTTATGTGTTTCAATGGAGGTTTTAGGAAACTCTAAAGAAATTAGGTTGGAGGAGAGGAAGCGACGAGAATTCTATTCTTGGATTAATCTTTCAGTTGATTTGGCGTATTGGTTGGTGGATGTGATGCAAGAATGATGGAGTTGAACTGCAGAAAACGAAGGTGGCCAAGGAGGGAGGGTGAAGCATCTTTCTTAGGAGAAGTAAGAGAGAATGACGTAGGGAGATATTTCAGAATTTCTAGAGTTCAGAGAGGTGATGGTCCAAGATCTTACACTCTGTGTATTCCACTCGGTGATGGTGGTTACTATTTAGGAGTTTTATGCAAGGAGATTCTGAAGGTTTTGCAGGTTAATAACTTGCAGATGCGGATAGCTAAAATACTACCTGCGAGATCTGATTTTCAAGCAACTCTTCCGAGGAAGGTGGTGAAGGAAAGTTTATACAGAGGTTTGATTAAGGTGGAAAGGCTTAGTTCGGTGGCCAAGATTAGCGAGTGAGGTGCTGAGGCAAATGAATTAGGAGTTCTTTCTGGACATGGAGATTATTGGTGCACATACTGCTCAAATGGATTTGATCCAAAATTATTGGCTGGATCTTTGGAAACCAAAGAAGATCATAGTGGATGATGTTGTGGTCACTTTATCACAGATGGCGGTGGTCATGGACAAAAGCCAAAGTTCAAAATCGACAGTTTCTGCAGAGCGGGATGTTATAATCCCAATTCAGGCGATGTCAAGATTTGGTAAACGAAGTAACAATAATATTGATGTCAATATTTAAGTtcttattattgtctaagtttatatcttgtaaacgAAGTAGCAGTAATATTATTAgacttttattttatattaagcCATATCTCTGCAGTTCTTTGGATCACTTCAGCTTCAGTTTCACCGTTAAGCCTATTTTGATTAATTTGCATTAGCATACCAAGAAATTGGTTGACAACATGAcaaatagattgaaaacgagcacACACTCCACAAGCATCACGGTTTCTCATATTCTTCGTTTCTGCAGCCAACATTACAAAAAATTGTTGCTAAAAAGTCATTTGCGAAAAATTTATAATACTGTGCATATTATCTCTTGCTTGAAAAACATAAGCTGTGCAAATTGCTAAATCTTCTTTCTGAGAAAACTTAGGACCACGAATTCTGATAAccatttgttttttgatttttttctggaAGATTTTGAGATCGGAAGATGAAAATTGAAGTGATATTATAAGAAGTTGTGGGTGGAGAAGGTGTGGTTTTAGAGTTGAAATTGGTTGTATTTATAGAGAGTGGAATTAGAGCCATTGGATAAGAGTAGTCATTGCCGGCCAGATCAAGGATGCTCATCTAAATGTGACATGAGACTCGTCTCTACGTGAGCTGCGTCTCAGCTCAGTATAGGGCGACCGGCCTATATTGATGTGGTCGTCTCAAGTTGAGCCGACCGTCTGAACTTGAGACGCGGTGGTCAAACCCTTTTATTTGAGGGCTTGTCTATCTATTTTACTTGTTTGTCAGTTTCACTATGGGTGTAAAATGGGAAAATATGCTTGTTTGCCAGTCCCAATAGACTTGCTCTAAGGGCACAAATCTTTGGTGATGATGGAAGGGAACTCACTTGTGGAATAAAAATGGCTAAATAGGGCCAATCTGATCCTTTTACCCATAGAACAAGCATTATGGTTGGTGTTTTCGCTTAGTTATAGCTTAAATATGACATGGTTGATTTTTTCTTCGTTTAAGCTAAACGATGTTTCATGGAAACTTAGTTTCCGTGATATTTTAGACGGATACGAAATTTCCTATAATTTTCACTAGTTAACATATTTTTACTCTTAATATTTCTCTTTTAGCTCTTTTTATTTACTAAAACTCCCTCTCTCTTTTTTATAATTATGTATCTCCTTTATTTTTTCTCCTCTCGAACATCTTTAAgcccttaacaaaaaaaaaaatctatatcaaACTGATTAAAAGAAAATAGACGGAAACCCAGTACATGTATTGTACGATTTGCACGGAAACCCGGTTTCCGCTTGTATAGGCTAAGGGATGGAGATCTCCCATAGTGAGGTGCATTATCTCTTATTTCACTTGGCTACAACTAAGTTATAGCCGAGCGAAACGCTCAAGCATAACGCTTGGCTTTATAAACTCTgagattttttattatttttttttaggacgTAGTTTTAAGTTGGTTGAAAAGATTATGTTGTCTCCGGTTTTCACTAGTCATAATTTCACAACCAATTGACTTGTCATGCCATTATAAGATTTTTCAGTGTATTTAGAGTAATCAGTTATGTTATGAGCGTACTGTTATAGGAACACAAGGTAGTTATTGGTTACACTTATCTGTATGATTCGAGTACGTGTTATTAGTAGTTCTTTGAGGAGTATTAGATGAGAACAATGTTGGTACTGAGTTGGAAGTTTCAATCGAGTCTGGTCTTGAATAACAAAAAGCAATAGAGAAGGAATTTAAAATTCAATAATGGGGATCGAATTAGTGGCTTTTAGAAGAAACCACATAATTGATATTTAGTTTgacttgtttttattttcgttttgtaATTTTAGTTTCGCATTGTAAGAATGAGAATGCAAAGTTTGGTTTTTATGCTCCAGAACTGAACATACTACCAAAGGATTTACTTCCCTAATATTTGTGTGTAAATTCTTTCTAAGCAAAAGTAAAAATCTATGTGAATGTCATGTTGAAGGACTCGATGCATGTTACCAAAGATTTTATTTGTACATGATATGTGTTGTAAGCTCTAGTTGgatgttccttttttttttttggttttaatctTCGACCGAAAATTTCATTTTTGGAAGCAATTCTAAATTTATTTTATAGAAATACgcaataaaaatattgcaattgcCAACTTTGCTAAACATAATACTTGATTTTggaaaacaatttttagttcaaccTTCCAAACAAGCATGATTGATATGGGCTGATACCAAATTACTAGGGACTGATACcatttcatataggacaaaaaaaaaaattaagcgaTCTTGTCCGTTGGATTGGCTAAATGGTATCAGCCCTGAGTAATGCTAATATCAACCCATATCAATCATGCAAGCAAGGGTTACCACAAGGAAGCTATGTAACAGCCCTTATAAATTTGCTGCATGCCAAATATCACAAGAAACGTATTCGTTTTTTATTTTGCTTAATCTAATGGTCCTTTATTGGTGGGTCAACTCTAAGACCCAACTTAATATTGTCTTCAATTGCATGGATGACGACTGTACGTGATCTGGTTTTAATAGATTTTCTGATTACCAAAATttattaatcaaaagaaaattgtACTTTTTTAAAATTAATGGAGAGTAATAATCATaaatttttaatgggttttgtttTACAGATTTCATGCACCCAAAAATGACTTTTTCTTCGCAAAATTCTTGTTATGATGAACAGTCAAGATTTCATCTGTAGTGGTTATTTGGTCCCACCAACATCGTAATTACTATGACCGTTAGTGGTAGATACGTGGCAATATTCTGGAATTTTCAATGTGACCCTACATAATAAAGTTTTAACTCGTATTTCTCCACTTTACAGCCGCAGCTTTTACTCGTCTCGTCTAGACGACTTCACACTGGGCTTTACTAGAATACATAAAAGCCCGTTACAATTAAGTTTGAACTTCTTAAGTTTTCTCTAGTATGGGCCTTGAGGTTCGGAAATGAAATGATCCTAAAATGTTTACATATAGCATCTTTATGTATACTCTGCAGAAATTTGTATCCCGCATTTGAGAGGAGTTTAAAACACAACCCAGAAGTAGACCGGTTCTGTGTGCCGTATTTGGAAAAAGCATATGGGGGCAGCCGCTTGCACCCTGAACTAAAACGCGGATTTTGCGGTCGGTGACGGTAAAGTCAAGTAAATTCTTCTTGAGTAATGGCATCGAGGAAAGGGTCAACTGTATTCATGACAAAGGTGGCCagactaggggtgcacataccctacccatatccgccaatcctaccctatccgccagtgttttaaccgtatcctatcctacccactatttggcgggtaggataacgggtaaagattttcttaactgccgttagatgggtagggtgacgggtaaagttcgaaattatcctaccctacccgcctattTATCTAACAGTCGTATAGATAAACATGTCCTTCCTTTTATAGCTTATAAGCTGAAATGATAAacatgtaaaaaaaaatgaagggAATTTGCAGACCTCGTTGTCTTCTGCATAACTCTGAAATCTGAATTTTTGATTCTGCTGATGATGTTTTTTTCTGTTTCCTATAATGAAAATACAGATAGTAGCTGCAGTGATTCCTAGAGAACAGAGAGCTCCAATTCCAGTTATCCTCCACTTCCAAATATGCAAACCACCACCGTTGTTCCTTTCTTGTAAGTTTCTTTGATCTTTTTTCATACCCGAATCCGAACAATTCTTCTTCGACGCCTCTTGATCATCATCAATTTTCTTATTCTCTAtgaaatcttcttctttatcctCAAATTGAATTGATCCTCCTGATTCAATTCTTGGTGTCTTAATTCCTGTAGACCCAACAGACTTTGTGGGGGAGTCTAATTTCATTTCCACGAATTCGTTCTCCTTCATTTTCTTAAAAAAGATTTTTGAAATCTTCTCCAACTAGTACCAACTTTGGAGTTTTGATCTCAATAACAGGAACTTGAATCATCTCTCTTATTATTATCCGTTCCTCCTCTGTTTTTTTCTCCTCCTTTCGGGTAGTAGTAATTAAAagaaacggttatacccgccaccctaccctatccgacccgccagagaatgggttgggtaggatcttacccgtttaatggctgGTAGGGTGGCGGataaattttttcttaaccgccagtaaacgggtaggatggcgggtataggccatatcctacccaccctacccgttgtgcagccctaggccAGACATAAAGATGTACCTCTTCAATAATACATGACAATTGACATCAGTGTAAGATCATGAAATTTCTACTGAAAAGAGATAGAAATTTATGAAGATGAGTCTTGTTGTTTTGGTTGACAATTCTCCTATGTTGTTTAAAGGGAAAATTTGGcacaggcccaaaaaaaataatattcttgttttcaggcccacaattaattttaggtaccatgacacccataattatttccgtgacacccataattatatgaaattattaaaatgtATGCATTacggattatgcatctgcatgacaggttatgcatcaggggtataattggcaacacaacttggatataacatatctaaaaatccgcgccttggaattttacaaattttatatcattggtaatctttttaagagagctacgcaacgagtaaaaacatgaatatcaaatttttgtttttcacgaaaaaatcggaggtgatcatcattctaggcaaaattttcgaaaacttgatacataaccattatgcagccaccaaaaaagatgcataacacattatgcagacgcataacgaattatgcaaccattttctccactgcataacaaattatgcatttggataacaaagttatgcatctataacaagttatgtaaccattgttttggttgattttggtgcgtacataaaaaaaattgatgcataatgcagtatgcatccatatttacggatgcatatcaggttatgcatctattttctcgatgcataatgcattatgtagccatattttcggacgcataacaggttatgcatccattttcacgactgcataacaggttatgcagatattattgtaggtgcatgacaagttatgcagtctttatttttgttggtttcaatagtaacaaaaaagctactgcataacgtgttatgcaaccgttttctggactgcataacaggttatgcatccattttcacgactacataacatgttatccGGATATTTTGTcgactgcatgacatgttatgcagtcataagcacatcatcatcttctttcatgtttcaataACTCCCACGCAAATCATTATCCTCCATCCGTAGCTCCCGATCCACCATTACCAAATATAACAAGAAATGTGTATTTATGAggaggaatattttctttcagcATAGACAAACACAGTTCagatcttcttcttgttgatTATTTTAAATTCGAGTCCTGATATTAGAGTTCTTAGCATCACACTCTTAGCACTAATAGTTAGTGTTGCTACCTAACCTTTGGACAAAGCTTAATTAGCTATATTTTTTTTGCTGCTAATGAGTTAACTCATTTTGACCTTCTTTTAAATGAAGACCTTTCTTGGCCCTGTCATCAACATATCCACGGATcactaagttaaaaaaaaaaatggtatttaTACTTTACAGAGCGTTGCACCTACTTCTTACTTTACAATGATTTTCACGAGTAGCAGTTATGCGCATGTGTTGTACCAACAGCGGCCGAGCTTTCAAATGAGTCAATGGTATGTACCTGTATCGCTCATCACATGTTCTATTCCAAATTAGAACAATGGCAATGAGTTAGTGATACATACTATCTCGGTCAAACTATATTGATTCTTCTTGTGAATTTATAAACCGTGATTTAGTCTACATATAACCTTTGAAAAGCAATACCTGTCCCAATGGAGATTCCGAGATAACTCAAATCTTTTAAGCTTTCCAACTCGCTGAGACTTggtccaccttcttcttcccaatTGATCTCTGTATAATCAAATAAGTCCAACATTTTTAATTTTGTAAGATGAACAAAAGTCCCCAGACTTACTATATGTCTACCTAAGAATGATAAACCCAAGTATTGTAATTCAGCCAGTGAAGAAATACTTGTTGGGAGCTTCGGTGCCCTCCAACCAGACATATCTAAAACTTTAAGCATGTGTATAAACTGAAAAAAGTCATCCGACATAGTCTTCAGATAACTGTGATTGAGCAGCACAGTTGGGAGGTTGGAGCAATTTGGTGATCCATCGAGTTCTTTAATTGATTTATTGCCTACAAGAGAGATCTTCTCTGCATTCTCCCATTCATGGAGCTTCAGTTTGTTTTCTGCCCGAACTGCTAAGACCTTACCTTTTGTCCTACCAAGATCAAAGGCTCTCCATA
This portion of the Papaver somniferum cultivar HN1 chromosome 11, ASM357369v1, whole genome shotgun sequence genome encodes:
- the LOC113320900 gene encoding mRNA-decapping enzyme subunit 2-like, translating into MAGILRSSSTPKKGYPSQELLDDLCSRFVLNVPSEDLESFERMLFLVEQAHWFYEDNAVEQDSGLKSLSLREFTSLMFRSCDALRPYTAHVDDIYNDFNKYKVRVPVSGAIILDEAYERCLLVKGWKSGASWSFPRGKRNKDEEDHTCAAREVLEETGFNISKLLKVDDFIEVTVGEQRVRLFIVVGAKDDSVFAPQTKKEISEISWHRIDDLQPTYNDVVSRGANGMKLYMVGPFLGPLKSWISKHRPHKTKKSDSSPKGTTSVWKAKNPTVSPPTAIPEMTLTAKPPVLPETQTSELESRPGRSFRSFRMDTASVLRAMEAGWVI
- the LOC113324572 gene encoding uncharacterized protein LOC113324572, producing the protein MTLEFSSRGLTQSFPTSKIFFKKMKENEFVEMKLDSPTKSVGSTGIKTPRIESGGSIQFEDKEEDFIENKKIDDDQEASKKNCSDSGMKKDQRNLQERNNGGGLHIWKWRITGIGALCSLGITAATICIFIIGNRKKHHQQNQKFRFQSYAEDNELISYKRKDMFIYTTVR